One genomic window of Pungitius pungitius chromosome 11, fPunPun2.1, whole genome shotgun sequence includes the following:
- the tcaim gene encoding T-cell activation inhibitor, mitochondrial isoform X2, whose protein sequence is MKGLKGSAETSKSAPGAGRPFYRPIKWNKSYYTFTGFRDPEEELQQARRVEPALISWLRNNEREAAKKHRASRPRREELNRLKEELCHKFDLSDIRWQRSWGVAHRCCQLQSLSRLSQQSPEAMVNLQGHTVVFADLSGMNASGHIMLGTMDVHYQWTKLFEQLPGYRSLQQQTDWLKERISLLLGGTQVVHVERLRPVQSIGEHYGSLSTFHKSLVSRRLRLHPRSLQGLTMLLENDRSKPSLHEMGHFIIPTSSDPPKLQVFLQSHAPEARQRTLRKKQLQAEEEAVVKLCLQNLCLRGLSKEPSVSPSQMILCCRRLVEQRSPLMQGLHVCVSHFYSVMQDGDLCVPWDWKS, encoded by the exons ATGAAGGGGCTGAAAGGGAGCGCAGAGACGTCTAAAAGTGCACCGGGGGCCGGGCGGCCTTTCTACCGGCCCATCAAGTGGAACAAGAGCTACTACACCTTCACTGGGTTCAGAGACCCCGAGGAGGAGTTGCAGCAGGCCAGGAGGGTGGAGCCTGCACTCAT CTCGTGGCTGAGAAACAACGAGCGCGAGGCGGCGAAGAAGCACAGGGCCAGTCGACCTCGGAGGGAGGAGCTCAACAGACTGAAGGAGGAGCTGTGCCACAAATTTGATCTTTCTGACATCAG GTGGCAGCGGAGCTGGGGAGTGGCCCACCGATGCTGTCAGCTCCAGAGCCTGAGCCGGCTGTCCCAGCAGAGCCCCGAGGCCATGGTCAACCTGCAAG GACATACTGTTGTGTTTGCTGACCTGTCTGGGATGAACGCCTCTGGACACATCATGCTGGGGACCATGGACGTCCATTACCAGTGGACCAAA CTGTTTGAGCAGCTGCCCGGCTATCgcagcctgcagcagcagacagACTGGCTTAAGGAGAGGATCAGCCTTCTCCTGGGGGGCACTCAGGTGGTCCACGTGGAGAGGCTGAGACCGGTCCAGTCCATTGGCGAGCACTACGGCAGCCTCAGCACCTTCCACAAGAGCCTGGTGTCCCGACGCCTTCGCCTGCACCCCAGAAGCCTGCAGGGGCTCACCATGTTGTTGGAGAA TGACCGCTCTAAGCCCAGCCTTCACGAGATGGGGCACTTCATTATCCCCACCAGCTCTGACCCTCCCAAGCTGCAGGTCTTCCTCCAGAGCCACGCCCCAGAGGCCAGACAGCGCACCCTGCGCAAAAAACA GctgcaggcagaggaggaggctgtggtGAAGCTGTGTCTCCAGAATCTGTGTCTGAGGGGTCTGTCCAAGGAGCCCAGCGTCAGCCCCAGCCAGATGATCCTGTGCTGCAGAAGGCTGGTGGAGCAGCGCTCCCCCCTCATGCAGGGCCTCCACGTCTGTGTTTCTCACTTCTACTCAGTCATGCAGGACGGGGACCTGTGTGTCCCCTGGGACTGGAAGAGCTGA
- the tcaim gene encoding T-cell activation inhibitor, mitochondrial isoform X1, whose protein sequence is MLLCLLLRASTMSVTSLLRCTIRLERKHVVGHLVHHRALSGADAVNALRPFYFAVHPDFFGQYPREREVNENSLKRLNGYLDNLQKPGSRSVQPMRLTFYVRDTKESSDVPPDLLASGFRPVSFTLHTSDVLSTVTNVLKSCSLPVEHMKGLKGSAETSKSAPGAGRPFYRPIKWNKSYYTFTGFRDPEEELQQARRVEPALISWLRNNEREAAKKHRASRPRREELNRLKEELCHKFDLSDIRWQRSWGVAHRCCQLQSLSRLSQQSPEAMVNLQGHTVVFADLSGMNASGHIMLGTMDVHYQWTKLFEQLPGYRSLQQQTDWLKERISLLLGGTQVVHVERLRPVQSIGEHYGSLSTFHKSLVSRRLRLHPRSLQGLTMLLENDRSKPSLHEMGHFIIPTSSDPPKLQVFLQSHAPEARQRTLRKKQLQAEEEAVVKLCLQNLCLRGLSKEPSVSPSQMILCCRRLVEQRSPLMQGLHVCVSHFYSVMQDGDLCVPWDWKS, encoded by the exons ATGCTCCTCTGTTTACTGCTGAGAGCATCAACAATGTCTGTCACCTCCCTGCTGAGATGCACCATCAG GCTGGAGAGGAAACATGTGGTCGGACATTTGGTCCATCACAGAGCTCTATCGGGGGCGGATGCCGTCAACGCACTCAGAccgttttattttgcagtgcaTCCTGACTTCTTCGGCCAATATCCCAGAGAACGG GAAGTGAATGAGAATTCATTGAAGAGGCTGAATGGCTATTTGGACAACCTGCAGAAGCCCGGCTCACGCTCCGTTCAGCCAATGAGGCTAACGTTTTATGTTCGGGACACAAAGGAGAGCAGCGATGTGCCGCCGGACCTCCTCGCCTCGG GGTTCAGGCCAGTGAGTTTCACCCTGCACACAAGCGACGTGTTGAGCACAGTGACGAACGTGTTGAAGTCCTGCAGCCTCCCCGTGGAGCACATGAAGGGGCTGAAAGGGAGCGCAGAGACGTCTAAAAGTGCACCGGGGGCCGGGCGGCCTTTCTACCGGCCCATCAAGTGGAACAAGAGCTACTACACCTTCACTGGGTTCAGAGACCCCGAGGAGGAGTTGCAGCAGGCCAGGAGGGTGGAGCCTGCACTCAT CTCGTGGCTGAGAAACAACGAGCGCGAGGCGGCGAAGAAGCACAGGGCCAGTCGACCTCGGAGGGAGGAGCTCAACAGACTGAAGGAGGAGCTGTGCCACAAATTTGATCTTTCTGACATCAG GTGGCAGCGGAGCTGGGGAGTGGCCCACCGATGCTGTCAGCTCCAGAGCCTGAGCCGGCTGTCCCAGCAGAGCCCCGAGGCCATGGTCAACCTGCAAG GACATACTGTTGTGTTTGCTGACCTGTCTGGGATGAACGCCTCTGGACACATCATGCTGGGGACCATGGACGTCCATTACCAGTGGACCAAA CTGTTTGAGCAGCTGCCCGGCTATCgcagcctgcagcagcagacagACTGGCTTAAGGAGAGGATCAGCCTTCTCCTGGGGGGCACTCAGGTGGTCCACGTGGAGAGGCTGAGACCGGTCCAGTCCATTGGCGAGCACTACGGCAGCCTCAGCACCTTCCACAAGAGCCTGGTGTCCCGACGCCTTCGCCTGCACCCCAGAAGCCTGCAGGGGCTCACCATGTTGTTGGAGAA TGACCGCTCTAAGCCCAGCCTTCACGAGATGGGGCACTTCATTATCCCCACCAGCTCTGACCCTCCCAAGCTGCAGGTCTTCCTCCAGAGCCACGCCCCAGAGGCCAGACAGCGCACCCTGCGCAAAAAACA GctgcaggcagaggaggaggctgtggtGAAGCTGTGTCTCCAGAATCTGTGTCTGAGGGGTCTGTCCAAGGAGCCCAGCGTCAGCCCCAGCCAGATGATCCTGTGCTGCAGAAGGCTGGTGGAGCAGCGCTCCCCCCTCATGCAGGGCCTCCACGTCTGTGTTTCTCACTTCTACTCAGTCATGCAGGACGGGGACCTGTGTGTCCCCTGGGACTGGAAGAGCTGA
- the LOC119197688 gene encoding zinc finger protein 239-like yields the protein MSSVEGLREFVNERLSAAAEEIFGVFKRTIVEYQEEIDRQRGLLEVFWKPEVRLHRIKIPQSRVCKEEEVLSDQQLCLQERITSLDQEDPDPPQIKEEPEELCSSQDGEQLEPKQETFMLTPTCEERDHGEDHHHSDSIDPKEVKCSSTSSEEPTPPGENPCLCKKCGKYFKHTNSLLAHVRRAHSVNNQPYVCDTCGRRFIYESEFKKHKRVHSDEKPFSCKTCGKKFKCISSLNGHMHIHTGERPYSCITCGKTFDQTESLELHSRMHTGERSFSCNTCGKTFNQQSYLKKHTRIHTGEKPYSCITCGKAFNRTESLTLHTRLHTGERPYSCTTCGKAFVLKSRLKSHIKIHTREKPQWQKAGFQNGTNRSHLSM from the exons ATGTCTTCAGTCGAGGGTTTGAGAGAGTTCGTCAACGAGcgactttctgctgctgctgaagaaatattcggagtttttaaaagaaccatcgtcgagtatcaggaagagatcgaccgGCAGCGCGGACTGTTGGAGgttttttggaaacccgaagtgaggttacacaggataA AgatcccacagtcacgtgtgtgtaaggaggaagaggttctctctgaccagcagctctgtctccaggagaggatcACCAGtctggaccaagaggacccagatcctccacagattaaagaggaaccggaggagctctgcagcagtcaggatggagagcagcttgaaccaAAGCAGGAGACCTTTATGTTGACACctacttgtgaggaaagagACCACGGTGAAGATCATCATCATTCTGATAGCATTGATCCGAAAGAAGTCAAATGTAGTTCAACATCAAGCGAGGAGCCAACTCCTCCAGGTGAGAATCCATGTTTGTGCAAAAAATGTGGGAAATACTTTAAACATACAAATAGCTTGTTGGCCCATGTGAGAAGAGCTCACAGTGTTAATAATCAACCATATGTATGCGACACCTGTGGGAGAAGATTCATTTATGAATCAGAATTTAAGAAGCATAAaagagtccatagtgatgagaagccattttcttgcaaaacatgtggaaaaaaattcaaatgtatCAGTAGCTTAAACGGTCACATGCACATTCACACTGGAgaaaggccatattcctgcatcacatgtgggaaaacattcGATCAGACGGAATCATTGGAGCTTCATTCAAGAATGCACACTGGtgaaaggtcattttcttgcaacacctgtgggaaaacattcaatcAGCAATCATATTTGAAGAAgcatacaagaatccatactggggaaaagccatattcctgcatcacctgtgggaaagcATTCAATCGGACCGAATCATTGACTCTGCATACAAGACTCCACACTGGAgaaaggccatattcctgcacCACATGTGGGAAAGCATTCGTTCTGAAATCACGTTTGAAATCTCATATAAAAATTCACACCAGGGAGAAACCACAGTGGCAGAAGGCAGGTTTCCAGAATGGAACAAATCGTTCTCACTTGAGCATGTAG